Proteins from a genomic interval of Undibacterium parvum:
- the hprK gene encoding HPr(Ser) kinase/phosphatase, translating into MPILTELTVQKIYDDNRDALQLGWFAGFSGGEKQITGDATSSADQVGHLNLIHPGRIQVLGHQELAYYHRLSPLSRGNLIKELVAGAPPALIVAQGLESPAPFLTTCDDNSIPLFSTPLPAAQVIDYLRVYLSKKLAQRITMHGVFMDVLGVGVLITGESGLGKSELGLELISRSHGLVADDAVEFSRIAPNMIEGRCPDLLQNLLEVRGLGLLDIKTIFGETAVRRKMRLKLIVHLIRRSTLEENYERLPIDSVTEDVLGLPIKKVVIPVAAGRNIAVLLEAAVRNTILQLRGINTLEEFMERQRRAMNEDNE; encoded by the coding sequence ATGCCAATACTCACTGAATTGACCGTACAGAAAATCTATGATGACAATCGTGACGCTTTACAATTAGGGTGGTTTGCTGGTTTTTCTGGCGGAGAAAAACAAATCACCGGAGATGCAACTTCCTCGGCAGATCAAGTAGGACATCTTAACCTCATACATCCTGGTCGTATCCAAGTCTTAGGTCATCAGGAACTCGCTTATTACCATAGGCTGTCACCACTGTCTCGTGGCAATCTAATCAAAGAGCTAGTCGCTGGCGCACCGCCTGCGCTGATCGTCGCACAGGGCTTGGAATCGCCAGCGCCTTTCCTGACCACCTGTGATGACAATAGTATCCCGCTGTTTTCCACGCCCTTACCTGCGGCCCAGGTAATCGATTATCTGCGGGTCTATTTATCCAAAAAGCTGGCGCAGCGGATTACCATGCATGGCGTGTTTATGGATGTGCTGGGCGTTGGCGTATTGATTACCGGTGAGTCTGGTTTAGGTAAAAGTGAATTAGGTCTGGAATTGATTTCACGCAGTCACGGTTTAGTCGCTGACGACGCGGTGGAGTTTTCGCGTATCGCACCGAATATGATAGAAGGGCGCTGCCCCGATCTATTGCAAAATTTATTGGAAGTACGTGGCCTGGGTTTACTCGACATCAAAACTATTTTCGGCGAAACCGCGGTGCGTCGTAAGATGCGTTTGAAATTAATTGTGCACCTGATTAGACGTAGTACTTTAGAAGAAAACTACGAACGCCTGCCTATCGATTCGGTCACAGAAGACGTATTGGGCTTACCCATTAAGAAGGTAGTCATTCCGGTTGCTGCCGGTCGGAATATTGCGGTTCTACTCGAGGCC
- a CDS encoding PTS sugar transporter subunit IIA: MTNIAKILPLANVLLDLEVSSKKRAFEQAGLLFENNCSIARSIVSDNLFARERLGSTGLGHGVAVPHGRIKGLKAPIAAFVRLAEPIPFESPDGQAVNLLIFLLMPDHVTQQHLEILSEIAEMLSSEAFRVSLTTETDAHVIYEKITTWKPDLQAIS; the protein is encoded by the coding sequence ATGACGAATATCGCAAAAATACTCCCACTCGCTAATGTGCTGCTAGATCTTGAAGTCTCCAGCAAAAAACGTGCTTTTGAGCAAGCTGGTCTCTTATTTGAGAATAATTGCAGCATTGCTCGCTCCATCGTTTCAGATAATCTGTTTGCGCGTGAACGCCTGGGATCGACCGGCTTAGGGCATGGTGTCGCAGTACCGCACGGCAGAATTAAAGGGCTGAAAGCCCCGATAGCAGCCTTCGTACGCTTAGCAGAACCGATTCCCTTCGAATCTCCGGACGGGCAAGCGGTGAATCTCTTGATTTTCTTATTGATGCCTGACCATGTGACGCAACAGCACTTAGAAATTCTGTCAGAAATTGCCGAAATGCTCTCAAGTGAGGCTTTCCGAGTATCATTGACGACAGAAACTGATGCGCATGTAATTTACGAGAAAATTACGACTTGGAAACCAGATTTACAAGCGATTTCCTGA
- a CDS encoding sensor domain-containing phosphodiesterase: MSQLAPISTRAKHIDADDFWQSLRLKHEQDASFFLLDGLIVHSNLAALRLLKAEDSKQVLGMMPVAFLFDPALADQEIFQKRLVKNQSGSSPLHCLCRTLDQQVIEVEVRCLGFIDDAHNLIQLTVRDLSAHPFSATPKLKPEAKIITPQVFARANEALHHEREILEMIAQDKPLAHILEDVCDRMERLLDNGSRCAILLFDADTQSLNLGAAPSLPEEYFHALKQHNKGLNSGSCGAAIASTLLCIVDDIASSPLWKDDAELALGYGLRSCWSLPIKTAFNVILGSIDVYHDDRHAPSKDEQALMIDVSALVALAIDKKNMERSLEESEERYRAVVTNLTEGIMVLASKGQILTCNPSAQRILKIKDCNAVGRRHRYFKRIISEDGATIEMRNDPASVVFRTGHPIFNLSIGLELEDHTVVWLLVNVLPINEPNSKLTSAVLISFTDTTEVRETQRQLQYIAAHDALTGLPNRHQLSQRLAQALANAQHQQKKIALLFLDLDRFKNVNDTAGHAAGDTLLCDVSTRLSSCIRSSDMLARLGGDEFVIVAEEFDSALHLKDLAERVLARMREPFLIDGNEYHLGTSIGISVYPHDAADASTLLRCADSAMYLAKESGRNNYQFFTTELNVRAQHRYALEKNLRRALTEQEFLVFYQPKVCLKTSAIVGAEALIRWQMPDVGIIPPDEFIPISEEIGLILPIGRWVLEQACLRAKYWRDEFFPDFVISVNISPKQFQDPGLFNFIQQVLNETKLPGQGLQLEITEGLLMGELDLLLPVFTSIKKLGVSISLDDFGTGFSSLSYLQRFPIDNLKIDRSFIRDIPEKQDSVVLTRAIIAMASALGLSVTAEGVEKTEQLDFLTDSGCQEMQGFLFSKPLSASDFENLLISHTPKS, from the coding sequence GTGAGTCAATTAGCCCCAATATCCACCCGAGCGAAACACATCGATGCCGATGATTTTTGGCAAAGCCTGCGCCTTAAGCACGAACAAGATGCCAGTTTTTTCTTACTCGATGGTCTGATCGTTCACAGCAATCTAGCAGCCTTGCGCTTACTCAAGGCCGAGGATAGTAAGCAAGTTCTAGGCATGATGCCTGTGGCATTTTTGTTTGATCCTGCCTTAGCCGATCAAGAAATTTTTCAAAAAAGATTAGTCAAAAATCAGTCTGGCAGTAGTCCGCTACACTGTCTATGCCGAACGCTGGATCAACAAGTGATAGAGGTGGAAGTACGCTGCCTGGGTTTTATTGACGATGCCCACAACCTGATTCAACTGACCGTGCGCGACCTAAGCGCGCATCCGTTTTCAGCAACTCCCAAACTCAAACCAGAAGCGAAAATCATTACTCCGCAAGTGTTTGCGCGGGCCAATGAGGCCCTGCATCATGAACGAGAAATTCTTGAGATGATTGCTCAGGACAAGCCGCTGGCGCATATCCTTGAAGACGTATGCGATCGCATGGAGCGCCTGCTCGACAATGGCAGTCGCTGCGCCATCCTCTTATTTGATGCGGATACACAAAGCTTAAATTTGGGTGCTGCGCCCTCACTACCCGAAGAATATTTCCATGCATTAAAGCAGCACAACAAAGGACTAAACTCAGGCTCCTGCGGCGCGGCAATTGCCAGCACGCTGCTGTGTATCGTCGATGACATTGCCAGTAGCCCGCTATGGAAAGATGACGCTGAGCTAGCCTTAGGGTATGGACTGCGCTCCTGCTGGTCGCTGCCGATTAAGACTGCTTTTAACGTCATCCTCGGCAGCATCGATGTCTATCATGATGATCGGCACGCTCCGAGCAAGGACGAGCAAGCCTTAATGATCGATGTCAGTGCCCTAGTCGCTTTGGCGATAGACAAAAAAAATATGGAGCGCAGCCTGGAAGAGAGTGAAGAACGCTATCGAGCGGTCGTCACCAACTTAACCGAAGGCATTATGGTGCTGGCTTCAAAGGGGCAAATTCTGACCTGCAACCCTAGCGCGCAACGCATATTGAAAATCAAGGATTGCAACGCTGTAGGACGTAGGCATCGTTACTTTAAACGTATTATCAGCGAAGATGGCGCCACAATTGAGATGCGTAATGACCCCGCCTCGGTGGTCTTTCGCACTGGCCACCCTATCTTTAATTTATCGATAGGGCTGGAATTAGAAGACCATACCGTGGTGTGGTTGTTGGTCAATGTACTACCTATCAACGAGCCCAATAGCAAACTCACCAGCGCAGTATTAATTTCATTTACCGACACCACCGAAGTCAGAGAAACTCAGCGACAGTTGCAATACATCGCGGCGCATGACGCATTGACTGGACTCCCCAACCGCCATCAACTAAGCCAAAGATTGGCACAGGCACTGGCCAATGCGCAGCATCAACAAAAAAAAATCGCCCTGCTTTTTTTAGATCTGGATCGGTTTAAAAACGTTAACGATACCGCCGGACATGCCGCTGGTGACACCTTGTTGTGTGATGTTTCGACCCGGCTCAGTTCCTGCATCCGTAGCTCAGACATGTTGGCGCGTTTAGGCGGCGATGAGTTTGTCATCGTGGCAGAAGAGTTCGATAGTGCACTGCACTTAAAAGATCTGGCGGAGCGCGTTTTGGCACGTATGCGCGAACCCTTCTTGATCGATGGCAATGAATACCATCTCGGCACCTCAATCGGCATCAGCGTCTATCCGCATGATGCTGCAGATGCCTCAACCTTGTTACGTTGCGCCGATTCGGCCATGTATCTGGCCAAAGAATCAGGCCGGAATAACTATCAGTTTTTCACTACGGAACTGAATGTAAGAGCTCAGCATCGTTACGCATTGGAAAAAAACCTGCGTCGCGCCCTGACTGAGCAAGAATTTCTGGTTTTCTATCAGCCCAAGGTTTGCCTGAAAACCTCGGCCATCGTCGGTGCCGAGGCCTTAATTCGCTGGCAGATGCCGGATGTTGGCATTATTCCTCCTGATGAATTTATTCCTATTTCTGAAGAGATAGGCTTGATACTGCCGATAGGTCGCTGGGTTTTGGAACAAGCCTGTTTGCGGGCGAAATATTGGAGAGATGAATTTTTTCCGGATTTCGTGATTAGCGTGAATATCTCTCCTAAGCAATTTCAAGATCCAGGTTTATTTAACTTCATTCAACAAGTATTAAATGAGACTAAGTTGCCAGGGCAAGGATTACAGTTAGAAATTACTGAGGGCCTACTGATGGGCGAGTTAGACCTGCTGCTACCGGTGTTTACCTCCATCAAAAAATTAGGTGTCAGTATTTCTCTGGATGATTTTGGTACGGGCTTTTCTTCTCTGTCGTATCTGCAACGCTTCCCTATCGACAACTTGAAGATAGACCGATCCTTCATTCGTGATATTCCAGAAAAGCAAGACTCAGTAGTATTGACCCGCGCGATTATCGCGATGGCGAGCGCGCTAGGCTTAAGCGTCACCGCCGAAGGCGTAGAGAAAACCGAACAGTTAGACTTTTTGACCGACTCTGGCTGCCAAGAAATGCAAGGATTTCTTTTCAGCAAGCCGTTATCCGCTAGCGACTTTGAAAATTTACTAATTAGTCACACTCCTAAGTCATGA
- the queF gene encoding NADPH-dependent 7-cyano-7-deazaguanine reductase QueF (Catalyzes the NADPH-dependent reduction of 7-cyano-7-deazaguanine (preQ0) to 7-aminomethyl-7-deazaguanine (preQ1) in queuosine biosynthesis), whose product MNTNNHNQPEQSTLGKTASYTTQYDASLLFPIPRADKRQEIGISNNLPFFGMDIWNAYEVSWLNLRGKPQVAIATIMAPADSANIIESKSFKLYLNSFNQTKLADTDALLNLLRTDLSAGFGAGVQVSLLMQEDFSKLSMQELDGILIDRLDIEVDSYAPNPSLLKCDNLVAPVEETLVSHLLKSNCLVTGQPDWGSVQIRYVGAPIDQEGLLKYLIGFREHNEFHEQCVERIFTDIMQQCAPQKLSVYARYTRRGGLDINPWRSNFSSAQKPSNARNARQ is encoded by the coding sequence ATGAACACGAATAACCACAACCAGCCGGAACAATCCACGCTAGGGAAAACTGCCAGCTACACCACGCAGTATGATGCCTCGCTACTATTCCCTATCCCTAGGGCGGACAAGCGTCAGGAAATTGGCATCAGCAACAACTTGCCCTTTTTCGGCATGGATATTTGGAATGCCTATGAAGTCTCCTGGCTAAATCTGCGCGGCAAGCCGCAAGTGGCGATCGCCACGATTATGGCGCCAGCCGATTCTGCCAACATCATAGAATCCAAGTCTTTTAAGCTGTATTTGAATTCCTTTAACCAGACCAAGTTAGCGGACACGGACGCACTATTGAACTTACTGCGTACCGATTTATCGGCCGGCTTCGGGGCTGGGGTGCAAGTAAGCCTGCTGATGCAAGAAGACTTTTCCAAACTGTCTATGCAAGAGTTAGACGGTATTTTAATCGACCGACTCGATATAGAAGTCGATAGCTATGCCCCCAATCCATCTTTACTCAAGTGCGATAATCTGGTCGCACCGGTAGAGGAAACCCTAGTCTCGCATCTGCTAAAATCAAACTGCCTGGTAACCGGGCAACCGGATTGGGGCAGCGTGCAGATACGCTATGTCGGTGCGCCTATCGATCAGGAAGGTCTACTCAAATACCTGATAGGATTTCGCGAACACAATGAATTTCATGAGCAATGTGTAGAGCGTATTTTTACCGACATTATGCAGCAATGCGCACCACAAAAACTCTCGGTGTACGCCCGTTATACCAGACGTGGTGGGCTCGATATCAATCCATGGCGCAGTAATTTCAGTAGCGCACAGAAACCCTCAAACGCCCGCAATGCGCGCCAATAA
- the ilvA gene encoding threonine ammonia-lyase, biosynthetic: MTTDYLKKILTARVYDVAIETPLEFAPSLSARMENRIHFKREDMQSVFSFKLRGAYNKIAHLNAAQLKRGVICASAGNHAQGVALSAARVKCKAVIVMPTTTPAVKIDAVRTHGGEFVEIVLHGDSYSDSYEHALTLEKKHKLTFVHPFDDPDVIAGQGTVGMEILRQHAAPIHAIFVAIGGGGLIAGVSAYVKAVRPDIKIIGVQSVDSDAMARSLAAGKRVALTDVGLFSDGTAVKLVGEETFRLAQLYVDEVILVDTDAVCAAIKDVFQDTRSILEPAGALAIAGCKAYIERAKANKKPLKNENMVTIACGANMNFDRLRFVAERAEIGEAREAVFAVTIPEARGSFRRFCETIGERNITEFNYRISDQKAAHIFVGIQVTNRGESEKIAKNFVKNGFPTLDLTDDELAKLHIRHLVGGKSALAENELLYRFEFPERPGALMRFLNSMAPNWNISLFHYRNHGADYGRTLVGLQVPKKEMKAFKEFLNTLGYRYWDESNNPVYQLFLG; encoded by the coding sequence ATGACAACTGATTACCTGAAAAAAATCCTTACGGCGCGCGTCTACGACGTTGCCATAGAGACTCCGCTGGAGTTTGCTCCTAGCCTATCAGCACGCATGGAAAACAGGATTCACTTCAAACGCGAAGACATGCAAAGCGTGTTTAGCTTCAAGCTACGCGGTGCCTACAATAAGATTGCCCACCTGAACGCGGCACAGCTCAAGCGTGGTGTGATTTGCGCCTCGGCCGGCAATCATGCGCAAGGCGTGGCACTGAGCGCAGCGCGCGTCAAATGCAAAGCCGTGATTGTGATGCCAACCACTACACCGGCGGTAAAAATTGATGCGGTACGCACGCATGGTGGCGAGTTTGTTGAGATCGTGCTGCACGGTGATTCGTATAGCGATTCGTATGAACATGCTTTAACTCTTGAGAAAAAGCACAAGCTGACCTTCGTCCATCCTTTTGACGATCCGGATGTGATCGCCGGTCAAGGCACGGTAGGCATGGAAATTTTGCGTCAACACGCAGCGCCAATACACGCGATCTTTGTCGCTATCGGCGGTGGCGGCCTGATCGCAGGCGTCTCCGCCTATGTAAAGGCAGTACGACCGGACATCAAAATTATCGGAGTACAAAGTGTCGATTCCGACGCCATGGCGCGCAGCTTAGCCGCCGGAAAACGCGTCGCTCTGACCGATGTGGGCTTGTTCTCGGATGGCACGGCAGTTAAATTGGTAGGCGAGGAGACTTTCCGTCTCGCGCAACTCTATGTCGATGAAGTGATACTGGTCGATACCGATGCCGTATGCGCTGCGATCAAAGATGTGTTTCAAGATACCCGCAGTATTTTAGAACCAGCCGGCGCGCTGGCGATTGCCGGCTGCAAGGCCTACATAGAACGCGCTAAAGCAAATAAAAAACCGTTGAAAAACGAGAACATGGTGACCATCGCCTGCGGTGCTAACATGAACTTTGACCGCTTGCGTTTCGTTGCCGAGCGTGCAGAAATTGGTGAGGCCAGAGAAGCGGTATTTGCCGTCACGATACCGGAAGCGCGCGGCAGCTTTAGACGCTTCTGCGAAACCATAGGTGAGCGCAACATCACCGAATTTAACTACCGCATCAGCGATCAAAAAGCGGCGCACATCTTTGTAGGTATCCAGGTAACAAATCGTGGTGAATCTGAAAAAATCGCGAAAAATTTCGTCAAAAATGGTTTTCCAACTTTGGATTTAACTGACGATGAATTGGCCAAACTACACATACGCCATTTAGTTGGCGGCAAGAGTGCTTTGGCGGAAAATGAGTTGCTATATCGCTTTGAGTTCCCGGAACGCCCGGGAGCCTTGATGCGTTTCTTAAACAGCATGGCACCGAATTGGAATATCAGCCTATTCCACTACCGCAACCACGGCGCCGATTACGGCAGAACTTTGGTCGGCTTGCAGGTTCCGAAAAAAGAAATGAAAGCCTTCAAAGAATTTTTGAACACGCTAGGCTATCGCTACTGGGACGAAAGCAATAATCCAGTCTACCAACTCTTTTTAGGTTAA
- a CDS encoding YqaA family protein: MVVAAVYWLLGVLALPQVGLSAVFLISFISATLLPLGSEPTVFAVISANPSLYWSVIAVATLGNSLGGVVDYWMGYYAKQTFAAERTSRWFAYLSRFGAKTMLLAWLPVIGDPMCTLAGWLKLPFWPSVMYMTIGKFLRYISMTWFLLSLPTGFWTALGEWFF; encoded by the coding sequence ATGGTCGTTGCTGCGGTTTACTGGTTATTGGGCGTGCTGGCGCTACCGCAAGTTGGCTTGAGCGCGGTCTTTCTGATCAGTTTTATTTCCGCCACTTTATTGCCTTTGGGTTCAGAACCTACCGTGTTTGCGGTCATCAGCGCCAATCCCTCTTTGTATTGGTCGGTGATCGCGGTGGCCACTTTGGGGAACTCACTCGGTGGCGTGGTTGACTATTGGATGGGCTATTATGCCAAGCAGACTTTTGCCGCCGAGCGCACCAGCCGGTGGTTTGCTTACCTGAGCCGATTTGGTGCCAAAACCATGTTGCTGGCGTGGCTGCCGGTGATTGGCGACCCCATGTGCACGCTGGCCGGTTGGCTTAAATTGCCGTTTTGGCCCAGCGTGATGTACATGACAATAGGGAAATTTTTGCGCTACATCAGCATGACCTGGTTCTTGCTTAGTCTGCCTACAGGCTTTTGGACGGCCTTGGGAGAGTGGTTTTTTTGA
- a CDS encoding DUF3683 domain-containing protein, translated as MNAPAQIQALLSDAPNSANTASSSRVREIPYNYTSFSDREIVIRLLGDDAWQLLDQLRGKRQTGRSARMLYEVLGDIWVVRRNPYLQDDMLDNPKRRQELIDALNHRLAEVEKRRLSTASDADAERSNSVEILVLAARKAVAAFSQEFRDTYDLRKKASKLLAKYTAKDNIKFDGLSRVSHVTDATDWRVEYPFVVLTPDTEDEMAGLVKSCITLGLTIIPRGGGTGYTGGAIPLTPFSAVINTEKLEQLGAVEMTMLPGVDREYATIYSGAGVVTKRVSDAADKAGFVFAVDPTSAEASCVGGNVAMNAGGKKAVLWGTALDNLASWKMVDPNGDWLEVTRLEHNLGKIHDAPMAKFKLEWRHPGESKVFKTEQLDIPGRSFRKEGLGKDVTDKFLSGLPGVQKEGCDGLITSARWILHKMPKFTRTVCLEFFGQARDAIPSIVEIKDYLDAETKKGGAILAGLEHLDERYLRAVGYTTKSKRGVLPKMALFGDIVGDDENAVAQAASEVIRIANTRVGEGFVAVSPEARKKFWLDRAKTAAISKHTNAFKINEDVVIPLNRMGEYTDGIERINIELSIQNKLALVAELKSFFAKDHLPLGKSEDVDGDDIPAAELLEDRVNQADSLLQAAEARWTYLLNNLDKPLSDAKSEMLALGLDKLEFVFDQRLLSQPDATVFSIVQDRTVRISWKAEIRAVLRQIFNGAAFKLILDECTAMHKAVLRSRVFVALHMHAGDGNVHTNIPVNSDNYAMLQVAHHAVARIMVLARSLDGVISGEHGIGITKLEYLTEDEIKDFRAYKLRIDPEGRFNKGKLLNLPEFAADLRNAYTPSFGLMGHESLIMQQSDIGAIANSVKDCLRCGKCKPVCATHVPRANLLYSPRNKILATSLLVEAFLYEEQTRRGISIKHWDEFSDVADHCTVCHKCANPCPVDIDFGDVSMNMRNLLRKMGQKKFNPGTAASMFFLNATDPATINATRTVMIGWGYQAQRFGHDLLKKFVKKQTKTPPATVGRAPIKEQVIHFINKKMPGNLPKKTARALLDIEDDKIVPIIRDPQTTTADTEAVFYFPGCGSERLFSQVGLATQAMLWNVGVQTVLPPGYLCCGYPQRGNGQFDKAEKMMTDNRVLFHRMANTLNYLDIKTVIVSCGTCYDQLATYEFDKIFPGCRIIDIHEYLMEKNVKLAGVEGTRYMYHEPCHNPMKLQESGKTINALISTVDNVKIEKNERCCGESGTLAVSRPDISTQVRFRKEEEMQKGADKLRDDGFKGDVKILTSCPSCLQGLSRYNDDSDTTADYIVVEMAKHILGPNWMPEYVAKANNGGIERVLV; from the coding sequence ATGAATGCTCCAGCACAAATCCAGGCCTTACTCTCTGATGCGCCTAACTCCGCCAACACGGCTAGCAGCAGCCGCGTGCGCGAAATTCCGTATAACTACACCTCATTCTCCGACCGTGAGATCGTGATCCGCTTGCTCGGTGACGATGCCTGGCAATTACTCGATCAGTTACGCGGCAAACGCCAGACCGGGCGTTCGGCGCGCATGTTGTACGAAGTCTTGGGTGATATCTGGGTGGTGCGGCGCAATCCCTATCTGCAAGACGATATGCTGGACAATCCCAAGCGTAGGCAAGAGCTGATCGATGCCCTCAATCACCGGCTGGCGGAAGTCGAGAAGCGCCGCCTCAGCACGGCGAGCGATGCCGATGCCGAGCGCAGCAATAGCGTAGAGATCCTGGTGCTGGCGGCGCGCAAAGCGGTGGCAGCTTTCTCGCAAGAGTTTCGCGATACTTATGATTTGCGCAAAAAAGCCAGTAAATTATTGGCCAAATACACCGCTAAAGACAATATCAAGTTTGATGGCTTAAGCCGCGTTTCTCACGTGACCGACGCCACCGATTGGCGTGTCGAATATCCTTTCGTGGTCTTGACACCGGACACCGAAGATGAAATGGCTGGCCTGGTCAAGAGTTGTATCACCTTAGGTTTGACGATAATCCCGCGCGGCGGCGGAACCGGTTACACCGGTGGCGCCATTCCTTTGACGCCGTTTTCGGCCGTCATCAATACCGAAAAGCTGGAACAGCTCGGCGCGGTCGAGATGACCATGCTGCCTGGCGTAGACCGCGAATATGCGACGATTTACTCCGGTGCCGGGGTCGTCACCAAGCGCGTCTCTGATGCCGCTGATAAAGCCGGTTTTGTGTTTGCGGTTGATCCGACCTCGGCTGAAGCTTCTTGCGTAGGCGGTAACGTCGCCATGAATGCTGGCGGTAAAAAGGCCGTGTTGTGGGGCACTGCGCTCGATAACCTGGCGTCCTGGAAAATGGTCGACCCGAATGGCGACTGGCTGGAAGTGACGCGTCTCGAGCACAATTTAGGCAAGATCCATGATGCGCCTATGGCCAAGTTCAAGCTTGAGTGGCGCCATCCTGGCGAGAGCAAAGTTTTCAAAACTGAGCAGCTCGATATCCCTGGCCGCAGCTTCCGCAAAGAAGGCTTGGGCAAAGACGTTACCGATAAATTTTTGTCCGGTTTGCCGGGCGTGCAAAAAGAAGGTTGCGATGGCCTGATCACCTCGGCGCGCTGGATCTTGCATAAGATGCCGAAGTTCACGCGCACTGTTTGTCTGGAATTTTTCGGCCAGGCACGTGATGCGATTCCTAGTATTGTCGAGATCAAAGATTACCTCGATGCAGAAACCAAAAAAGGCGGTGCGATTTTGGCTGGCCTCGAGCATCTGGACGAGCGTTATCTGCGTGCGGTCGGTTACACCACTAAATCCAAGCGTGGCGTCTTGCCCAAGATGGCTTTGTTCGGTGACATCGTCGGTGATGATGAAAACGCGGTAGCGCAAGCCGCATCAGAAGTGATACGCATCGCCAACACCCGCGTCGGTGAAGGCTTTGTGGCCGTCAGTCCGGAAGCGCGCAAAAAATTCTGGCTCGATCGCGCCAAAACCGCGGCGATCTCCAAGCATACCAATGCCTTCAAAATCAATGAAGACGTGGTGATCCCGCTCAATCGCATGGGCGAATACACCGATGGCATAGAACGCATCAATATTGAACTCTCGATACAAAACAAGCTGGCGCTGGTGGCCGAGCTGAAATCCTTCTTCGCCAAAGATCATCTACCACTAGGCAAGAGCGAAGATGTTGACGGTGATGATATTCCGGCAGCCGAACTGCTGGAGGATCGCGTCAATCAAGCCGATAGCCTGCTGCAAGCGGCCGAGGCGCGCTGGACTTATTTGCTGAATAATCTGGATAAGCCACTGAGCGATGCCAAGAGCGAAATGCTGGCGCTGGGCCTGGATAAGTTGGAATTTGTTTTCGATCAGCGACTCTTAAGTCAACCAGACGCCACCGTGTTTTCTATCGTTCAGGATCGCACCGTGCGCATCTCCTGGAAGGCCGAAATTCGCGCTGTCTTGCGTCAGATTTTCAATGGTGCAGCGTTCAAGCTCATTCTTGACGAGTGCACGGCCATGCACAAGGCGGTATTACGTAGCCGCGTGTTCGTCGCCCTGCACATGCATGCCGGTGACGGTAACGTGCATACGAATATCCCAGTCAATTCGGATAACTATGCGATGTTGCAAGTGGCGCATCACGCGGTGGCGCGCATCATGGTGCTGGCGCGCTCACTCGATGGTGTAATTTCTGGCGAACACGGTATCGGTATCACCAAGCTTGAATATCTGACTGAAGACGAGATCAAGGATTTCCGTGCGTATAAATTGCGTATCGATCCTGAAGGCCGTTTTAATAAAGGTAAGCTGCTTAATCTGCCGGAGTTTGCCGCCGATCTACGTAATGCCTACACGCCGTCGTTTGGCTTGATGGGGCACGAGTCGCTGATCATGCAACAAAGCGATATCGGCGCGATCGCCAATAGCGTCAAGGATTGTCTGCGTTGCGGTAAATGCAAACCAGTGTGCGCCACTCACGTGCCGCGCGCCAATTTGCTGTATTCACCACGCAATAAGATTCTCGCCACTTCCTTGTTGGTAGAGGCCTTCCTGTATGAAGAGCAAACCCGGCGCGGCATTTCGATTAAGCATTGGGATGAATTCTCGGATGTGGCGGATCACTGCACGGTCTGCCATAAGTGCGCTAATCCCTGCCCGGTCGATATTGATTTCGGCGATGTCTCCATGAATATGCGCAATCTCTTGCGCAAGATGGGACAAAAGAAATTTAATCCTGGCACTGCCGCTTCCATGTTCTTCTTGAACGCCACCGATCCAGCGACCATCAATGCCACGCGTACCGTCATGATAGGCTGGGGTTATCAGGCGCAGCGTTTCGGTCATGATCTGCTGAAAAAGTTTGTCAAAAAGCAGACCAAGACGCCACCGGCAACGGTAGGCAGGGCGCCGATCAAAGAACAGGTGATCCATTTCATCAATAAGAAAATGCCGGGTAATCTGCCGAAGAAAACCGCGCGTGCCTTACTCGATATTGAGGATGACAAGATCGTCCCGATTATCCGCGATCCGCAAACCACGACGGCCGATACCGAAGCGGTGTTTTACTTCCCCGGCTGCGGCTCCGAGCGCTTGTTCTCGCAAGTTGGTTTGGCAACGCAAGCGATGCTGTGGAATGTCGGCGTGCAAACGGTGTTGCCGCCGGGTTATTTGTGTTGCGGTTACCCGCAACGCGGTAATGGCCAGTTCGACAAAGCTGAGAAAATGATGACGGATAACCGCGTGTTATTCCATCGCATGGCCAATACGCTCAACTATCTCGACATCAAGACCGTGATCGTCTCTTGCGGCACTTGCTACGATCAGTTGGCGACCTATGAGTTCGATAAGATTTTCCCTGGCTGCCGCATCATCGACATCCATGAATACCTGATGGAAAAGAACGTCAAGCTGGCCGGGGTAGAAGGTACGCGTTATATGTACCATGAGCCTTGCCATAACCCTATGAAGTTGCAAGAGTCGGGTAAGACCATCAATGCCCTGATTAGCACGGTAGATAACGTCAAGATCGAAAAAAATGAACGTTGCTGCGGTGAGTCCGGCACGCTGGCAGTCAGCCGTCCTGATATCTCTACCCAAGTGCGTTTCCGCAAGGAAGAAGAGATGCAAAAAGGCGCGGATAAATTGCGCGACGATGGCTTCAAGGGCGATGTGAAGATCCTCACGTCTTGCCCGTCCTGCCTGCAAGGGCTGAGCCGTTACAACGACGATTCCGACACCACAGCCGACTATATCGTGGTGGAGATGGCGAAACATATACTGGGGCCAAACTGGATGCCGGAATACGTCGCCAAGGCAAATAACGGCGGTATCGAAAGGGTATTGGTGTGA